AGGGGATCCTTGAGAAGGCTCATCTCCCGGTAGGCGAGGATGTGGCGCAAGTGGCCCGGCTCTCGCGCGCCGAGGGTGGGCTTGACCCCAAGGCGATTCGCCAACTCCAAAAAGGCGATGGTGTCGCCGTGGAGGTTGGTGTAGACGCCATCGCGCTTGAACGTTTTGGCCTTGGCGTCAAAGGGGCTCATATTGACGGAGCCGATATCGGTCGTGGCCATTTCCAGGCGCACCGCCTTATCGGTGGCGAGGGCTTCCACATGGGCGTGGCGCTGCGGCATGGGGAACTGCGTGCTATAGGTGGGGTAGAAGATAGCGTCGCACCGCTTGCGGATGAGGCGCATCGCCTCGGCGTAGAGAGAGGCGTCGGTGTACCGGGGCTCGCCGGTCTTGGGGTCGCGGGCGTGGAAGTGGATGATGGAGGCCCCGGCGGAGATGCACTCCTCGGCATCCCGAGCGATCTCTTCCGGCGTCAGGGGCACATTCTCGTTCTCTTCCTTGCGAACGTTCTCATTGATAGCGGCTTCGATGATGAGCAGGTCCATGGAAGCACTCCTTGCCAGACCGGGCCGGGCTTAGCCACAGCCCCTACCAGGTTGAGCATATGCTGCGCCTACGATAAGCGGGCCCACAGAAGGCCGCTATCAGAACATGCGCAAGAATCTACCCCGGCTTGAAAAAGGGGATGGTCACGTCCGGCGAGGCATCTTCGAAATCAACGACGACGGGCATGCCGATCTTGATCTGGTCATTGGGAATGCCAACGAGGTTGGCGGTGATGCGGACGCCCTCTTCCAGTTCGACGAGGACAACGTTGTAGGGAACCTTATCGCGGAAGTAGGGATGCGCCGGGTGGTGCGGGATGCAGAAGGTGTAGACCTTGCCCTTGCCGCCGGACTTGACCCATTCCCACTCCTGGTAGCAGGGGATGTTGATCTCAGGCACCGGGGGATAGCGGTACTGGCCGTTGACCCTGTTGCGCTGGAGCAGCAGCTCGCGGCGCTTGCAAGCATCCCAAAAGGCCTTAGTGTCCGTATCGGCAAAGGGGAGCGGACGGGGGGCGTTGGGGGGCATACTCGCTACCTCGATTTCATCTTGTTACAGGGATGCAGTATGCTATACTTCGCCTGAAACGGGCAGATTGGCCCAATCATACATCAGCACACGACGGGACGCATACCGCGAGACAACGAGGAATACGATGAATCTCGATTTCGGCCCGGCCGCAGAAGCGCTCCGCATAGAGGTCCGCGTATGGCTCAAGGACAACTGGAAGCCGGAGGATGCCAAGGCCCGCCGGGACCAGCTTCCGGAGTTCCGCAACCGGAGCGACGATTTCAGCAAGAAGCTGGGCAAGAAGGGGTGGCTGGGCATCGGCTGGCCGAAGGAGTACGGCGGCCTGGGGAAGAACTACATCGAACAGCTTGCCTTCCATGAGGAGATGGGCTACAACCGCGCCCCCATGGGCAAGCACCTGATGGCAGTGAACATCGTGGGCCCGACTTTGATGAAAGTCGGTTCCGAGTACCTCAAGAAGGAGTACCTGCCCCGCATCCTGCGTGGCGAGATCCAGACGTGCATCGGCTATTCCGAACCGCACGCCGGGTCTGACCTGGCCTCGCTGGAAACGCGGGCGGTGGAAGACGGCGACGACTATGTGATCAACGGGACCAAGATGTGGACCACCGGCGCCCAGGACTCCCAGATCTGCTTCATGGGCGCGCGCACGGACCCGGACAAGGCCAAGCACAAGGGCGTGAGCCTCTTTATCATCCCGATGGAGACGCCGGGCATCACCATCCGACCCATCGAGTGCCTGGGCGGCCTGCGAACGAACCAGACGTTCTGGGAGAACGTGCGGGTCAACAAGCGACAGATGGTGGGAGAGCGCGGCATGGGCTTCTACAATATCGCCGTAGCGCTGGACTTCGAGCGCGTGATGATCGGCAGCCACGTGGCCGGGTACCGCCGCACCTACGACGACCTGGTGAAGCTGTGCAGGCAGACGAAGCTCGACGGCAGGCCCGTCCTCTCCGATCCCATCGTCCGGAACCGGCTGGCGGACATCGCCACCGACCTCCACGTGGCGCGCCTGCTGACCTTCAAGGTGATGTGGATGATAGACAACGGCCAGGTGCCGAACTACGAAGCTTCCATGACCAAGGTGCTGAGCAGCGAGCTGCAGGTGCGGATGGTGCACACCTCCATGTCGCTCCTTGGGCCGACGGGCGCGCTGTACGAAGGTTCGAAGCATGCGCCGCTGGACGGGCAGCTGACGTGGATCTACGAATCGAGCCTGCTGGGCACCATCGGCGGCGGCGCGAACGAGATCCAGCGCAACATCATCGCCCAGCGCGGGCTGGGGATGCCGCGCTAGCTCTTGGCCTGGGACCCACAAAGGCCGCCGGCGGCCCTACAATGGTTCCATGGCAACCATCCTCCGCCATCCCGGCAAGTTCGCCCTAGCGCTATGGGCGGCTTTCACCGCCGTGCTGGTCACCGCCGCCGGGGCGAAGCTAGGCCCGGCGCTCTTTGTCCTCTGGCTCTGCCTGGGCGGAGCGGCGATCGCGGTGAGCGCCCTCTTCCTCATCAGGCTGGCGATGCCGGAGCGCGGGATGCCCCTGGTAATCTATCAGCGGCGCGTGGCGGCAACGGTGGTGGGCTTCGTCATCCTTGGGGGTGTCG
The DNA window shown above is from Chloroflexota bacterium and carries:
- a CDS encoding 3-keto-5-aminohexanoate cleavage protein, translated to MDLLIIEAAINENVRKEENENVPLTPEEIARDAEECISAGASIIHFHARDPKTGEPRYTDASLYAEAMRLIRKRCDAIFYPTYSTQFPMPQRHAHVEALATDKAVRLEMATTDIGSVNMSPFDAKAKTFKRDGVYTNLHGDTIAFLELANRLGVKPTLGAREPGHLRHILAYREMSLLKDPLVVKFMFYDDAPCGLPPTASGLKGWISSIPKGVEVVWSVQAYGRSHAMLQGLAIAQGGHVRTGIGDNPRLDGKKMTNAQQVELFAKVAKRLGRKVAGPKEARRLMGMKPA
- a CDS encoding OB-fold domain-containing protein, with product MPPNAPRPLPFADTDTKAFWDACKRRELLLQRNRVNGQYRYPPVPEINIPCYQEWEWVKSGGKGKVYTFCIPHHPAHPYFRDKVPYNVVLVELEEGVRITANLVGIPNDQIKIGMPVVVDFEDASPDVTIPFFKPG
- a CDS encoding acyl-CoA dehydrogenase, whose product is MNLDFGPAAEALRIEVRVWLKDNWKPEDAKARRDQLPEFRNRSDDFSKKLGKKGWLGIGWPKEYGGLGKNYIEQLAFHEEMGYNRAPMGKHLMAVNIVGPTLMKVGSEYLKKEYLPRILRGEIQTCIGYSEPHAGSDLASLETRAVEDGDDYVINGTKMWTTGAQDSQICFMGARTDPDKAKHKGVSLFIIPMETPGITIRPIECLGGLRTNQTFWENVRVNKRQMVGERGMGFYNIAVALDFERVMIGSHVAGYRRTYDDLVKLCRQTKLDGRPVLSDPIVRNRLADIATDLHVARLLTFKVMWMIDNGQVPNYEASMTKVLSSELQVRMVHTSMSLLGPTGALYEGSKHAPLDGQLTWIYESSLLGTIGGGANEIQRNIIAQRGLGMPR